Proteins encoded by one window of Chryseobacterium sp. POL2:
- a CDS encoding agmatinase family protein, which yields MSTKQDKINNFDPSQPGLADASIFGLPFTSEESEIVVVAVPWEVTVSYGAGASEGPSAILEASFQVDLLHQEFPELWKLGIYFDEGAEHWKSTSDEYKAMAQPIIEALENGELIDENHALKASLDQINEASTQLNAELKERILEWQTKGKKVILLGGDHSTPLGYYQALASNYDNFGILHFDAHMDLRIAYEGFTYSHASIMYNAIQLPQISKLVQVGIRDFSEEEVGVIKASDKVKVFTDSDLKKAQFEGTTWQQQVDEMISLLPENVAVSFDIDALYQWYCPNTGTPVPGGVSYEQATYALSRLANSNKNIIGIDLVEVAPGENDEWDGNVGARMLFHMCGVLAKNNKLEVGERISF from the coding sequence ATGTCAACAAAACAAGATAAAATAAACAATTTTGATCCTTCGCAACCAGGTTTAGCAGATGCTAGTATTTTTGGTCTACCATTTACTTCAGAAGAAAGTGAAATAGTAGTTGTGGCTGTTCCGTGGGAAGTTACGGTGAGCTACGGAGCGGGCGCTTCAGAAGGTCCTTCAGCTATTTTAGAGGCTTCTTTTCAGGTGGATTTGCTGCATCAAGAATTTCCTGAATTGTGGAAATTAGGAATTTATTTTGATGAAGGTGCTGAACATTGGAAATCTACAAGCGATGAGTATAAAGCGATGGCTCAACCCATTATTGAAGCTTTAGAAAATGGGGAATTGATTGATGAAAATCATGCTTTGAAAGCGAGTTTAGATCAAATAAATGAGGCTTCTACTCAATTGAATGCTGAGTTGAAAGAAAGAATTTTAGAATGGCAAACTAAAGGCAAGAAAGTCATTTTGTTGGGTGGAGATCATTCAACGCCGCTGGGTTATTATCAGGCTTTGGCAAGCAATTATGATAATTTTGGAATTTTACATTTCGATGCCCACATGGATTTGAGAATTGCTTACGAAGGATTCACTTATTCACATGCCTCTATCATGTATAATGCCATTCAGTTGCCGCAAATTTCCAAATTAGTTCAGGTGGGAATTAGAGATTTTAGTGAAGAAGAAGTTGGTGTTATCAAAGCTTCAGATAAAGTGAAAGTTTTTACCGATTCAGATTTGAAAAAAGCGCAGTTTGAAGGAACAACTTGGCAACAACAAGTGGATGAAATGATAAGTTTGCTTCCAGAAAATGTGGCGGTAAGTTTTGATATCGATGCTTTGTACCAATGGTATTGCCCCAATACAGGAACGCCAGTTCCAGGGGGGGTATCTTATGAACAAGCTACTTATGCTTTAAGTCGTTTAGCTAATTCAAATAAAAATATCATCGGGATAGACTTAGTTGAAGTGGCTCCAGGAGAAAATGACGAATGGGACGGAAATGTGGGCGCAAGAATGCTTTTCCACATGTGTGGTGTTTTAGCGAAAAATAATAAATTGGAAGTAGGAGAAAGAATTTCTTTTTAA
- a CDS encoding DUF1826 domain-containing protein, whose amino-acid sequence MNQALSNHNQVKLVSSFEELVKTDFQGENNALCWHRNSEGDFKEIVSKLELKENITEVSVEDLLELKLSAEGNIAREIILNDMQLLKDFGAQPSLNLLKNYDRDDEFSFISTDVYSFHVDRSPVLMDTFLCTYFGASSDIISNSEAEQKILIPEIREKLKELHNNTEQSFEEFLTENFFDLHYAAKTNAKPINLGNSHLWRLAVDHSDQAVLPCIHRAPVENKDEYRLLLIC is encoded by the coding sequence ATGAACCAAGCATTATCAAATCATAATCAGGTTAAATTGGTTTCTTCTTTCGAAGAACTTGTCAAAACAGATTTTCAAGGAGAAAACAATGCGCTTTGTTGGCACAGAAACTCGGAAGGCGATTTTAAGGAAATTGTTTCAAAACTGGAACTAAAAGAGAATATTACAGAAGTTTCTGTTGAAGATCTTCTTGAATTAAAATTGTCAGCAGAAGGAAATATTGCCAGAGAAATTATCCTCAACGATATGCAATTATTAAAGGATTTTGGAGCGCAACCTTCTCTTAATCTTCTCAAAAATTATGACCGAGATGACGAATTTAGTTTTATTTCCACCGATGTTTACTCATTTCATGTCGATCGTTCACCTGTGTTGATGGACACATTTTTGTGTACATATTTCGGTGCTTCTAGCGATATTATTTCCAATTCTGAAGCAGAACAAAAAATTCTCATTCCCGAAATTCGAGAGAAATTAAAAGAACTTCATAATAACACTGAGCAAAGTTTTGAAGAATTTTTAACAGAAAATTTCTTCGATTTGCATTATGCAGCAAAAACCAACGCAAAGCCTATTAATCTAGGAAATAGTCATCTTTGGCGTTTGGCTGTGGATCATTCTGATCAAGCGGTTTTGCCTTGCATACATCGTGCGCCTGTGGAAAATAAAGACGAGTACAGGTTGCTTTTGATTTGTTAA
- a CDS encoding S-adenosylmethionine:tRNA ribosyltransferase-isomerase — MEICNMHPRELKIENFTYNLPNEKIAYTPANPRDSSKLLIYKNATISTDTYQHISEYLPKDSVLVFNDTKVIKSRIFFQNETGATIEVFCLEPYGENLNYEDYFQKQGSVLWTCLIGKVAKWRSPKLSKKLTINNQDVELSAEIVEKLGDSYVVKLSWTPSEIPFAEVVEVAGVTPLPPYIKRIADKTDEETYQTVYSEHDGSVAAPTAGLHFTKRILDDLSERKIPTLFTTLHVGAGTFKPVKSETMEDHIMHSECMTITLDFLESLLSKIDKAIIPVGTTSMRTIESIYWMGNKIANNPNIEFENLKVTQWEPYETETTHSANEALSALINWIKKHGQTHISVETEIIIAPSYKFRIAKALVTNFHQPQSTLLLLVSALIGEKWHEIYDYALENDFRFLSYGDGSLLFPQD; from the coding sequence ATGGAAATTTGCAACATGCATCCACGAGAACTGAAAATTGAAAATTTCACTTACAATTTACCTAACGAAAAAATAGCTTACACACCTGCTAATCCAAGAGATTCTTCTAAGCTGTTAATTTATAAAAACGCAACGATTTCGACGGACACTTACCAACATATTTCGGAGTATTTACCGAAAGATTCTGTTTTGGTTTTTAATGACACAAAGGTTATAAAATCCAGGATTTTCTTTCAAAATGAGACTGGCGCAACGATTGAAGTTTTTTGTTTAGAACCTTATGGTGAAAACCTTAATTATGAAGATTATTTTCAAAAACAAGGCAGCGTGCTTTGGACTTGTCTTATCGGAAAAGTTGCAAAATGGAGATCGCCAAAATTGTCAAAAAAACTAACGATTAATAACCAAGATGTCGAATTATCAGCAGAAATTGTTGAGAAATTGGGCGATTCTTATGTTGTAAAATTGTCGTGGACACCATCGGAAATTCCGTTCGCAGAAGTGGTGGAAGTCGCAGGTGTTACACCACTTCCCCCCTACATCAAAAGGATTGCGGATAAAACCGATGAGGAAACTTACCAAACGGTATATTCGGAGCACGATGGTTCTGTAGCTGCGCCTACAGCGGGATTGCATTTCACAAAACGAATTTTGGATGATCTTTCCGAAAGAAAAATTCCCACATTATTCACCACTTTGCATGTCGGCGCAGGAACTTTCAAACCTGTAAAATCCGAAACTATGGAAGACCACATCATGCATTCGGAATGTATGACTATTACTTTGGATTTTCTGGAAAGTTTGCTTTCAAAAATTGACAAAGCTATTATTCCTGTTGGGACAACCTCCATGCGTACGATTGAAAGTATATATTGGATGGGAAACAAAATTGCCAATAATCCTAATATCGAATTTGAAAATCTAAAAGTCACGCAATGGGAGCCTTACGAAACCGAAACTACACATTCTGCAAATGAAGCACTTTCTGCATTGATTAATTGGATTAAAAAACATGGGCAAACACATATCTCGGTAGAAACAGAAATTATTATTGCGCCAAGTTACAAATTCAGGATTGCAAAAGCTTTGGTGACTAATTTTCATCAGCCGCAATCCACTTTATTGCTTTTGGTTTCAGCTTTAATTGGAGAAAAATGGCACGAAATCTATGATTATGCTTTGGAAAATGATTTTAGATTTTTAAGTTATGGCGACGGAAGCTTGCTATTTCCGCAAGACTAA
- a CDS encoding aminopeptidase P family protein — MTTQDKLTKLREAMHQQKIDAYIIFSADPHMSEYLPNEWKERSWLTGFTGSAGFAVITKDKAGVWTDGRYFVQAAEELKDSTIELMKEGVEGTPQFVDWIISEIPKGGKVAVNALATSNANWELIENQLKKADIHLLDLALLNTIWTDRGTPSKNEIFVHPVERAGRSVTEKLSDIRQKMDEIGATTHIISSLDDVAWTLNLRGSDVQSNPVFLGYIYLSLTEAILFVDLEKLNQEARLQLDASGVKTIAYEEFYLFLKSIKNEKVLVSPNTNQAIINTLVTDNTLLKAAVPGNLMKAQKNETELAGFRTVMERDGVGMVKFLYWLTHNVGKEPMTEYSIGLKLREFRASLDNFVGESFGSIIGYQGNAALPHYSAKKEGSSEVTNKGIILVDSGGQYLEGTTDITRTLAIGDVSEEFKKDSTLVLQGMIRLSMVKFPKGTRGVQLDAIARLPLWMAGKDYAHGTGHGVGSFMNVHEGPQSIRKDLNPQELLPGMVVSNEPGFYLENKYGIRHENLVAVKEVETTDFGTFYEFETLTFCPFFKDIIVKEMLSEDEVSWLNAYHKKCEEKIGPHLEGDIKNWFLDLVSAL; from the coding sequence ATGACAACACAAGATAAATTAACAAAGCTTCGTGAAGCAATGCACCAGCAAAAAATTGATGCTTATATTATTTTTTCTGCGGATCCGCACATGAGTGAATATCTTCCAAACGAATGGAAGGAGAGAAGTTGGTTAACAGGTTTTACAGGCTCTGCAGGTTTTGCGGTAATCACCAAAGATAAGGCGGGCGTTTGGACAGACGGACGTTATTTTGTTCAGGCTGCCGAAGAACTTAAAGATTCAACAATCGAATTGATGAAAGAAGGAGTAGAAGGTACACCGCAGTTTGTTGATTGGATTATTTCTGAAATCCCGAAAGGTGGAAAAGTTGCAGTTAATGCTTTGGCAACGTCCAACGCTAACTGGGAACTGATAGAAAATCAATTGAAAAAAGCAGATATTCACTTACTGGATTTGGCTTTGTTAAATACAATCTGGACAGATAGAGGAACACCTTCTAAAAATGAAATTTTTGTACATCCCGTTGAACGCGCTGGGAGATCGGTGACCGAAAAACTTTCTGATATTCGTCAAAAAATGGACGAGATAGGCGCGACAACTCATATTATTTCTAGTCTAGATGATGTCGCTTGGACGCTTAATCTTAGAGGAAGCGATGTGCAATCCAATCCTGTTTTTTTAGGCTATATTTATCTTTCTTTAACCGAAGCTATTTTGTTTGTTGATTTGGAAAAACTTAATCAAGAAGCAAGATTACAACTGGACGCTTCAGGTGTCAAAACGATAGCTTACGAAGAATTTTATCTCTTTTTAAAATCCATTAAGAATGAAAAAGTTCTGGTTTCCCCAAATACCAATCAAGCCATTATTAATACATTAGTTACTGATAATACATTATTAAAAGCTGCGGTTCCAGGAAATTTGATGAAAGCCCAAAAGAATGAAACCGAACTTGCAGGCTTCCGAACTGTTATGGAGCGCGATGGCGTTGGGATGGTCAAATTCCTGTATTGGTTAACACATAATGTCGGAAAAGAACCGATGACCGAATATTCTATTGGTCTGAAATTAAGAGAATTCCGTGCAAGTCTAGACAATTTCGTAGGTGAAAGTTTTGGAAGTATCATCGGTTACCAAGGCAACGCTGCATTACCACATTATTCTGCCAAGAAAGAAGGAAGTTCTGAGGTAACTAATAAAGGTATTATTTTGGTCGATTCTGGAGGTCAATATCTTGAAGGGACTACAGATATTACAAGAACTTTGGCGATTGGTGATGTTTCAGAAGAGTTTAAAAAAGATTCAACTTTGGTGCTTCAAGGTATGATTCGTTTATCAATGGTTAAATTCCCGAAAGGCACGCGTGGCGTACAGTTGGATGCGATTGCAAGACTTCCGCTTTGGATGGCTGGTAAAGATTATGCCCACGGAACAGGACACGGTGTTGGAAGTTTTATGAATGTTCATGAAGGTCCACAAAGTATCCGTAAAGACCTCAATCCTCAAGAATTACTTCCCGGAATGGTAGTTTCCAATGAGCCGGGGTTTTATCTGGAAAATAAATATGGTATTCGTCACGAAAATCTTGTAGCGGTTAAAGAGGTTGAAACAACAGATTTTGGAACCTTCTATGAGTTTGAAACCTTGACATTCTGCCCATTCTTTAAAGATATAATTGTTAAAGAAATGCTGTCTGAAGATGAAGTCAGTTGGTTAAATGCTTATCATAAAAAATGTGAGGAAAAAATTGGCCCTCACTTGGAAGGTGATATTAAAAATTGGTTTTTAGATTTGGTAAGTGCACTTTAA
- a CDS encoding Nramp family divalent metal transporter — MFKKSTSAWRREKHQNSLQEVYSSIKVPENAGFWKKLLAFTGPGLMIAVGYMDPGNWATDIEGGASFGYTLLSVILISNLFAIILQHLSLKLGIVAERDLAQACRDHFSPPVNFFLWILCEIAIAACDLAEVIGTAIALNLLFGIPLTWGVVITVIDVFIILFLQAKGFRIIESIVGGLIFIILGCFLYELIVSKPEMFPILQGLVPQKEIVTNPSMLYIAIGVLGATVMPHNLYLHSSIVQTRNYPRTIPGKKEAIKFATIDSSFSLMLAFFINAAILILSAATFHTSGNHDVADIHDAYQLLTPILGTTFASIFFGIALLASGQNSTLTGTLAGQIVMEGFLNIRLKPWVRRLITRLIAVIPALIVAIIYGERGTSQLLVFSQVILSMQLSFAVIPLVMFTNSKLKMGEFANKNWLKILIFIISAIILSLNVYLLIATIF, encoded by the coding sequence ATGTTCAAAAAATCAACCAGTGCTTGGCGTAGAGAAAAACACCAAAATTCTTTACAAGAAGTTTATTCATCAATAAAAGTTCCAGAAAATGCAGGTTTTTGGAAAAAACTATTAGCCTTCACAGGTCCGGGACTCATGATTGCTGTAGGTTATATGGATCCAGGAAACTGGGCGACTGATATCGAAGGTGGTGCAAGCTTCGGATACACTTTGTTATCAGTAATTTTAATTTCTAACTTATTTGCAATTATTTTACAACATTTATCTTTAAAATTGGGAATTGTTGCAGAACGCGATTTGGCACAAGCTTGTCGCGACCATTTCAGTCCGCCTGTCAATTTTTTTTTATGGATTTTATGCGAGATAGCTATTGCCGCTTGCGATTTAGCAGAAGTTATAGGTACGGCTATCGCGCTCAATTTGTTATTTGGGATTCCATTAACTTGGGGTGTTGTGATAACGGTTATTGATGTTTTTATTATTTTGTTTTTACAAGCAAAAGGATTCAGAATTATAGAAAGTATTGTTGGTGGTTTAATATTTATTATTTTAGGATGTTTTCTTTATGAATTAATTGTCAGCAAACCAGAAATGTTTCCTATTTTACAAGGATTAGTACCGCAGAAAGAAATTGTTACCAATCCTTCGATGTTGTATATCGCCATTGGTGTTTTGGGCGCAACCGTCATGCCTCACAATTTATATTTGCACAGCAGTATTGTCCAAACCCGTAATTATCCAAGAACAATTCCGGGCAAAAAAGAAGCTATTAAATTTGCTACAATTGATAGTAGTTTTTCTCTAATGTTGGCCTTTTTTATCAATGCGGCCATTTTGATTTTATCTGCTGCAACATTTCACACGAGTGGCAATCATGACGTTGCTGATATTCACGATGCATATCAACTTTTAACGCCAATTTTAGGAACAACTTTCGCAAGTATTTTTTTCGGAATTGCTTTATTAGCTTCTGGACAAAACTCTACTTTGACGGGCACTTTAGCTGGACAAATTGTTATGGAAGGATTTCTAAATATTAGACTAAAACCTTGGGTACGCCGTTTGATAACAAGACTTATCGCCGTAATTCCTGCCTTGATTGTTGCGATAATTTATGGCGAAAGAGGAACGTCCCAATTGTTAGTTTTTAGTCAAGTTATTTTGTCGATGCAACTTAGTTTTGCTGTAATTCCTTTGGTAATGTTTACCAATTCCAAACTTAAAATGGGAGAATTTGCCAATAAAAACTGGCTAAAAATTTTAATTTTTATAATTAGTGCCATTATACTTTCACTCAATGTTTATTTATTAATTGCAACGATTTTTTAA
- a CDS encoding OmpA family protein: MAINLIDLIKAQLSPELVSQVSTHLGENNSNVSNAISAFLPAIVGGMANNSGDVSIFNSLKNIASSDFVSQMTSGSDSVAATIKSLISLIFGGKLDALVNTVSNFAGVSPASGNQLLDLVGGSTFGYLGKYISDNNLDHTQFTNLLNDQKSIVSSLLPAGLSLASLGFGGSASDMSTPKVEVAQPILNKETEYKDSGPHVTKSGNMHTPPNDNGGGGSVLKWLLPLLLLLLAGWFLWKQCDKKTDNTALTTNSTIQETDTMSTNMNGDSANVTTLQRESVVVTLPSGKTLNAYKGGIEDQIVTFLKSDDYKNATEDQLKEKWFNFDNLNFEFGTTKLTPESQAQLDNLKAILKEFPAASIKIGAYTDKRGDEAVNLKLSKDRAAAIKTALNSAQVKEAEGYGSQFAKVPAEASDKEREADRKTAIRFVK, from the coding sequence ATGGCAATTAACTTAATCGACCTTATCAAAGCGCAGCTAAGTCCAGAACTTGTTTCTCAGGTTTCAACACATTTGGGAGAAAACAATTCTAATGTGTCTAACGCAATTAGCGCATTTTTACCAGCCATTGTTGGCGGGATGGCAAATAACTCGGGAGATGTCAGTATTTTCAATAGTTTGAAGAATATTGCATCTTCCGATTTTGTTTCACAGATGACCAGTGGTTCAGATAGTGTAGCAGCAACCATAAAATCTTTAATTTCATTAATTTTTGGAGGAAAATTAGATGCATTGGTAAATACAGTATCTAATTTTGCTGGCGTAAGTCCGGCCTCTGGCAATCAGTTATTAGATCTGGTAGGAGGTAGTACTTTTGGATATTTAGGCAAATATATTTCAGATAACAATTTGGATCATACTCAATTTACTAATTTATTGAATGATCAAAAATCTATTGTATCCAGTTTGTTACCAGCAGGACTTAGCCTGGCAAGCTTAGGCTTTGGGGGGTCAGCAAGTGATATGTCTACACCAAAAGTAGAAGTAGCCCAACCAATTTTAAATAAAGAAACAGAATATAAGGATTCTGGTCCTCATGTAACTAAAAGTGGAAACATGCACACCCCACCCAATGATAATGGCGGAGGCGGTTCTGTACTGAAATGGCTACTGCCTTTACTCTTGTTATTATTAGCTGGTTGGTTCCTTTGGAAACAATGTGACAAAAAAACAGACAATACAGCATTAACAACAAATTCTACAATACAAGAAACAGATACGATGTCAACAAATATGAATGGCGATTCAGCAAATGTTACAACGCTACAAAGAGAAAGTGTGGTAGTAACTTTACCAAGTGGCAAAACTTTGAACGCTTATAAAGGTGGTATCGAGGATCAAATTGTAACGTTCCTAAAATCTGATGACTATAAAAATGCTACTGAAGATCAACTAAAAGAGAAATGGTTTAATTTTGATAATTTGAACTTTGAATTTGGAACAACCAAATTAACGCCAGAATCTCAAGCACAATTGGATAATTTAAAGGCAATCTTAAAAGAATTTCCAGCCGCTAGTATTAAGATAGGTGCTTACACTGATAAAAGAGGTGACGAAGCAGTTAACTTAAAACTGTCTAAAGATCGTGCTGCAGCTATCAAAACAGCCTTGAACTCTGCACAAGTAAAAGAAGCTGAAGGTTACGGATCGCAGTTTGCAAAAGTACCTGCGGAAGCATCTGATAAAGAAAGAGAAGCTGACAGAAAAACGGCTATTCGCTTTGTGAAATAA
- the proS gene encoding proline--tRNA ligase: protein MAKLTTRAEDYSKWYNELVVKADLAENSGVRGCMVIKPYGYAIWEKMRDEMDRKFKETGHVNAYFPLFVPKSLFEAEEKNAEGFAKECAVVTHYRLKNDPDNPGKLIVDPAAKLEEELIVRPTSEAIIWSTYKNWIQSYRDLPILINQWANVVRWEMRTRLFLRTAEFLWQEGHTAHATRDEAIEEAEKMNQVYADFAENFMAIPVIQGFKTPSERFAGADETYCIEALMQDGKALQAGTSHFLGQNFAKAFDVKFTNKEGKIEHAWATSWGTSTRLMGALIMTHSDDLGLVLPPSLAPIQVVIVPIFKGEEQLQEISKVALDIQAKLKVKGISVKFDNDTQNKPGWKFAEYELKGVPVRMAIGPKDLENGTVEIARRDNLTKEVQPIENVDLYIEELLKTIQEDIFNKAKTYRDTHVTKVDSYEEFKKVLEEKGGFISAHWDGTDEEEAQIKEETKATIRCIPLENEQEEGVSMITGKPSKQRVLFAKAY, encoded by the coding sequence ATGGCAAAGTTAACAACAAGGGCAGAAGATTACAGCAAATGGTACAACGAATTGGTTGTAAAAGCTGATCTAGCAGAGAACTCTGGTGTACGTGGCTGTATGGTTATCAAACCTTATGGCTATGCAATCTGGGAAAAAATGCGCGACGAGATGGATCGCAAATTCAAAGAAACAGGACATGTTAATGCTTATTTCCCCTTGTTTGTCCCGAAAAGCCTCTTCGAAGCTGAAGAGAAAAATGCAGAAGGTTTTGCCAAAGAATGTGCTGTGGTAACACATTATCGTTTAAAAAATGATCCAGATAACCCTGGAAAACTTATTGTAGATCCAGCAGCTAAGTTGGAGGAAGAACTTATTGTAAGACCCACTTCCGAGGCTATTATTTGGAGTACTTATAAAAACTGGATACAATCTTACAGAGATTTACCAATTCTTATTAATCAGTGGGCGAATGTAGTACGCTGGGAAATGAGAACACGTCTATTCCTAAGAACTGCAGAATTCCTTTGGCAAGAAGGTCATACGGCGCACGCTACAAGAGATGAAGCCATTGAAGAAGCTGAAAAAATGAATCAAGTCTATGCAGATTTTGCTGAAAATTTTATGGCAATCCCTGTAATACAAGGCTTCAAAACGCCTTCTGAAAGATTTGCAGGTGCAGACGAAACTTATTGTATAGAAGCTTTGATGCAAGATGGGAAGGCTTTGCAGGCAGGGACATCCCATTTTTTAGGACAGAATTTTGCAAAAGCATTTGATGTGAAATTCACAAATAAAGAAGGGAAAATAGAACACGCTTGGGCAACATCTTGGGGAACTTCTACAAGGCTTATGGGTGCTTTAATCATGACACATTCGGATGATTTAGGTTTGGTTTTGCCGCCTAGTTTAGCGCCAATTCAGGTTGTAATAGTTCCTATTTTCAAAGGTGAGGAACAGCTGCAAGAAATTAGTAAAGTCGCATTAGATATTCAAGCTAAATTAAAAGTTAAAGGTATTTCTGTTAAATTTGATAATGATACCCAAAACAAACCAGGATGGAAATTTGCTGAGTACGAATTAAAAGGTGTGCCTGTTAGAATGGCGATTGGTCCAAAAGATTTAGAAAACGGAACGGTTGAAATTGCAAGAAGAGATAATTTAACAAAAGAGGTTCAGCCAATTGAAAATGTTGATCTTTATATTGAAGAATTGTTAAAAACAATTCAGGAAGATATTTTTAATAAAGCTAAAACTTATCGTGATACCCACGTCACAAAAGTAGATTCTTATGAAGAGTTCAAAAAAGTTTTGGAAGAAAAAGGAGGTTTCATTTCTGCGCATTGGGATGGTACAGATGAAGAAGAGGCACAAATAAAAGAAGAAACCAAAGCAACCATACGTTGTATTCCTTTGGAAAATGAGCAGGAAGAAGGTGTTTCTATGATTACAGGGAAGCCGTCAAAACAACGTGTTTTGTTTGCAAAAGCATATTAA
- a CDS encoding prolyl-tRNA synthetase has product MKTFINYNIFNLIKSKTLMMISGSLLLTSCVVYTGGYSETDGVYYDPNRDSLPEGYTSNQTNQIDQYYDYSDAGIVEQSLKNQQLSNNRYGSYDSDWGSYTGTETYYTNFNNWGWGSSYYGWGYPYYPSRWGWGYGWNIGFSWGWGNPWYAGYNSYWGYGGGYWGGYYPSYGYGGYYPYYGNSYYIPRGNRNTNGNRLSGMLRENTVRNMNNSSVRNPNGGNRSQGMINNNAGTRNPNNMGGIRNNTYPNQSNGSIRQNGGVRNDSGVRNNTGGIRNTSPMPQQNTGGFRNSGSNSGGFNSGGGMRSSGGNMGGGMRSSGGGGMRSGGR; this is encoded by the coding sequence ATGAAAACTTTTATCAATTATAACATTTTTAATCTAATTAAGTCTAAAACCTTAATGATGATTTCTGGCAGTCTCCTTTTAACATCTTGTGTTGTGTACACAGGAGGTTACTCTGAGACAGATGGTGTTTATTACGATCCTAATAGGGACAGCCTTCCAGAAGGTTACACTAGCAATCAAACTAACCAGATAGATCAGTATTATGATTATTCTGATGCTGGCATTGTTGAACAATCTTTAAAAAATCAACAATTGAGCAATAATCGATATGGTAGCTATGACTCTGACTGGGGTTCTTATACAGGAACCGAAACCTACTATACCAATTTTAACAATTGGGGATGGGGATCTAGCTATTATGGTTGGGGTTACCCTTATTATCCTTCTCGTTGGGGATGGGGATATGGTTGGAATATAGGATTTAGTTGGGGTTGGGGAAACCCTTGGTATGCTGGTTATAACTCATATTGGGGCTATGGCGGTGGCTATTGGGGTGGCTATTACCCATCTTATGGCTATGGTGGCTATTATCCTTATTATGGTAATTCTTACTACATTCCTAGAGGAAATAGAAATACTAATGGTAACAGATTAAGTGGAATGTTAAGAGAAAACACTGTTAGAAACATGAATAATTCTAGTGTCAGAAATCCTAATGGTGGAAATCGTAGTCAAGGCATGATTAATAACAATGCAGGGACAAGAAATCCTAATAATATGGGAGGCATTAGAAATAACACTTATCCAAACCAAAGCAACGGTTCTATCCGTCAAAATGGTGGCGTGAGAAATGATAGTGGCGTTCGTAATAATACTGGCGGAATAAGAAATACTTCACCTATGCCACAACAAAATACTGGAGGATTCCGTAACAGCGGTTCTAACAGTGGAGGTTTCAACTCTGGTGGCGGAATGCGTTCAAGTGGAGGCAACATGGGAGGAGGCATGCGCTCTAGTGGCGGTGGCGGAATGCGATCTGGTGGACGTTAA